A genomic region of Planococcus kocurii contains the following coding sequences:
- a CDS encoding FtsW/RodA/SpoVE family cell cycle protein, translating into MQTNKSFTDRIDWSLAFILFLFFIISLVAISSAQTSGQYLTNFVPRQALFYVVSVVMIGVLMYFDPEQYKKMAYYLYGFGIFLLILLMISPDGVGQIAEPVNGAKAWFHTPFVNIQPAEFMKTFYILALAKMISTHHEQNLIKSIKSDFFLLGKIGLCLAIPLGFILLQPDLGTALVFIAITLAVVVVSGISWKIIAPSFGGVAVVGSVLLWMTINAQDFLSSAFGLKPYMFERIYTWLDPYSYAESGGYNLIAALNAIGSGEVFGKGYQGRQVYVPENHTDFIFTVISEDFGFVGASTVIILFFMLIYHLTKITLQFKDMFSTYVCAGIIAMITFHVFQNIGMTIQLLPITGIPLPFISYGGSSLIGNMLALGIVFSMKFHHKNYMFDKNKK; encoded by the coding sequence ATGCAAACTAACAAAAGCTTTACCGATCGAATCGACTGGTCGCTAGCTTTCATCTTATTTCTATTCTTCATCATCAGTCTAGTGGCCATTTCTTCTGCTCAGACTTCTGGTCAGTATTTAACGAACTTTGTTCCAAGACAAGCTTTATTTTATGTTGTTTCTGTCGTAATGATTGGGGTTTTGATGTATTTTGATCCTGAACAATACAAAAAGATGGCTTATTACTTATATGGTTTCGGCATTTTCTTGCTGATTCTACTTATGATTTCGCCTGACGGTGTTGGTCAGATAGCTGAGCCAGTCAACGGTGCCAAAGCTTGGTTTCACACACCATTTGTCAACATTCAGCCCGCTGAGTTTATGAAAACTTTCTATATATTAGCGCTGGCAAAAATGATTTCTACCCACCACGAACAAAATTTGATAAAATCCATCAAATCCGATTTTTTTCTTCTTGGAAAAATTGGTCTTTGTCTGGCTATCCCTCTTGGCTTTATCCTGCTTCAACCTGATTTAGGAACTGCTCTTGTTTTTATTGCTATCACTTTAGCCGTTGTGGTTGTGTCAGGAATTTCTTGGAAGATTATTGCGCCGAGTTTTGGTGGCGTCGCTGTTGTTGGCAGCGTCTTGCTATGGATGACTATTAATGCCCAAGATTTTCTGTCTAGCGCTTTTGGATTAAAACCATATATGTTCGAGCGTATTTATACGTGGCTTGACCCGTATTCCTACGCAGAATCTGGCGGATATAATTTAATTGCGGCATTGAATGCTATCGGATCAGGAGAAGTATTCGGCAAAGGTTATCAAGGACGACAGGTTTACGTGCCGGAAAACCATACAGATTTTATCTTTACTGTGATCTCAGAAGATTTCGGATTTGTCGGAGCGAGTACTGTTATCATCTTGTTTTTCATGCTTATCTATCATTTGACCAAGATAACACTGCAATTCAAAGATATGTTCAGCACTTATGTGTGTGCAGGAATTATTGCGATGATTACATTTCACGTATTCCAGAACATCGGCATGACGATTCAACTTTTGCCAATTACGGGGATTCCGCTTCCCTTCATTAGTTACGGAGGTAGTTCGTTGATCGGGAATATGCTAGCACTCGGAATTGTCTTTAGTATGAAATTTCATCACAAGAACTATATGTTCGATAAAAACAAAAAATAA
- a CDS encoding Lmo0850 family protein: MAKNVDVRNIVSNLSKLGIQAKITKSRVELIKAIALPQPIQAQSQQ; encoded by the coding sequence ATGGCGAAAAACGTAGACGTTCGCAACATTGTTTCAAATTTATCGAAACTAGGAATCCAAGCAAAAATCACAAAATCCCGAGTCGAGTTAATAAAAGCAATTGCCTTGCCGCAACCAATCCAAGCGCAATCTCAACAATAA
- a CDS encoding metal-sensitive transcriptional regulator: MSELIEKPFALDNSCRKSHHPLSVKRDLTNRLNRVEGQVRGIKGMVEKDVYCDDIITQLAATQSALNSVTKVLLEGHLKGCVKDRLENGEEEVLDELLITIQKMMRK, translated from the coding sequence ATGAGCGAATTAATTGAAAAACCCTTTGCACTGGATAACTCTTGTCGAAAAAGCCACCATCCCCTCTCCGTTAAAAGGGATTTGACCAACCGTCTGAACCGCGTGGAAGGACAAGTCCGGGGTATAAAAGGTATGGTGGAGAAAGATGTTTATTGCGATGACATCATCACACAACTTGCGGCTACTCAGTCTGCACTAAACAGCGTTACTAAAGTTTTGTTAGAAGGCCATTTAAAAGGGTGCGTTAAAGATCGTCTCGAAAATGGTGAAGAAGAAGTATTAGATGAACTACTTATAACCATCCAAAAAATGATGCGGAAATAA
- the copZ gene encoding copper chaperone CopZ, translating into MKEQINLQVGGMSCQHCVKSVTESVMALPGVDKVEVSLENASVDVAYDASTIDVAQIAEAIEDQGYDVAALSE; encoded by the coding sequence ATGAAAGAACAAATTAATTTACAAGTAGGCGGCATGTCGTGCCAACATTGTGTGAAATCTGTAACAGAAAGTGTTATGGCTTTACCAGGAGTCGACAAAGTAGAGGTCTCTTTAGAAAACGCTTCTGTTGATGTAGCTTATGACGCCTCAACTATTGATGTGGCTCAAATTGCGGAAGCCATTGAAGATCAAGGATACGATGTTGCAGCTTTAAGTGAGTAA
- a CDS encoding heavy metal translocating P-type ATPase yields the protein MSTKKTEVAITGMTCAACANRVEKGLQKLPGVSQATVNFATEKASVVYDDEQASASAMQHKIEQLGYGVRQEEIDFSIQGMTCANCSARIEKVLGKMEGVQLANVNLAMETGHISYNPNAVKPEDFIKRIQSLGYDAILNQESDEAADYKQQEIKKKTRLFWISAAFSFPLLWTMFSHFSFTSWMYVPDILMNPLVQWGLATPVQFWIGASFYKGAYFSLKNKSANMDVLVALGTSAAYFYSVYLVLANWNMSHNMGLYFETSAVLITLIILGKVFEARAKGRSSDAIKKLMKLQPQHALVERGDEFVSLPISEVKTGDILLIKPGASIPVDAAVLSGNSAVDESMLTGESLPVDKEAGDAVFAATVNSNGSLRVQADKIGKDTVLSNIIRVVEQAQGSKAPIQRLADQISSIFVPVVVGIAVITFIIWYFLVSPGNFPAALESTIAVLVIACPCALGLATPTSIMAGSGRAAEQGVLFKTAESLENTKHIDTIVLDKTGTITNGHPVVTDFIPVANFDLTDLKNLAASAESQSEHPVAQAISDFGDANLNVSSFEAIPGHGIRATVANRQIVMGNRRLMEGIAIDESQAEIFERDGKTVMFIAVDGQYGGLVAVADTVKENAKQAIQEMRDMGLHVVMLTGDQEQTAMAIAKQVGIDEVFAGVLPAEKADVILKLQEQGRRVAMAGDGLNDAPALATADVGMAMGTGTAIAMEAADITLMQGDLLRVVDAIRMSRLTVRNIKQNLFWALAYNTIGIPIAAAGFLAPWLAGAAMAFSSVSVVMNALRLQRVKLNK from the coding sequence ATGAGCACAAAAAAAACTGAAGTGGCGATTACTGGAATGACCTGTGCAGCGTGTGCGAATCGCGTCGAAAAAGGTCTTCAAAAATTGCCGGGCGTTTCACAAGCTACAGTCAACTTTGCCACCGAAAAAGCTTCGGTCGTCTATGACGATGAGCAAGCCTCTGCATCGGCAATGCAACATAAGATAGAACAATTAGGATACGGAGTGCGACAAGAAGAAATCGACTTTTCTATCCAAGGGATGACGTGTGCCAATTGTTCGGCGCGTATTGAAAAAGTATTGGGTAAAATGGAAGGTGTTCAATTAGCCAATGTCAATCTAGCCATGGAAACGGGGCACATTTCGTATAATCCCAACGCTGTCAAGCCTGAGGATTTTATCAAACGGATTCAATCACTCGGTTATGATGCGATTCTTAATCAGGAAAGCGATGAAGCCGCCGACTACAAACAACAGGAAATCAAAAAGAAAACTCGTTTGTTCTGGATATCAGCCGCATTTTCCTTCCCTTTACTGTGGACTATGTTTAGCCACTTCTCTTTCACTTCCTGGATGTATGTACCTGATATTTTGATGAATCCACTCGTCCAGTGGGGACTCGCAACACCTGTTCAATTTTGGATTGGCGCTTCTTTCTATAAAGGTGCCTATTTTTCTTTGAAAAACAAATCAGCTAATATGGACGTTTTGGTCGCACTCGGCACATCGGCCGCTTACTTTTACAGCGTCTATTTAGTTCTTGCCAATTGGAATATGAGCCATAATATGGGGTTATACTTCGAAACGAGTGCGGTCTTAATCACGCTGATTATTTTAGGAAAAGTATTTGAAGCAAGAGCCAAGGGGCGTTCTTCAGATGCCATAAAAAAACTGATGAAGCTTCAGCCTCAACATGCATTGGTCGAGCGCGGAGACGAATTCGTTAGCTTGCCCATCTCAGAAGTTAAAACAGGCGATATTCTATTGATTAAACCAGGAGCATCGATTCCTGTTGATGCTGCTGTTCTTTCGGGCAATTCAGCCGTTGATGAATCCATGCTAACGGGTGAAAGTTTGCCGGTTGATAAAGAAGCAGGCGACGCTGTGTTTGCAGCGACCGTCAATTCTAACGGCTCACTTCGCGTGCAGGCTGACAAGATTGGTAAAGATACCGTCTTATCGAATATTATTCGCGTCGTCGAACAAGCACAAGGATCTAAGGCGCCGATTCAGCGGCTCGCTGACCAAATTTCCAGTATTTTTGTTCCTGTTGTCGTAGGAATCGCAGTCATTACGTTTATCATCTGGTATTTCCTAGTGTCACCAGGAAATTTTCCAGCTGCTCTCGAAAGTACCATTGCAGTACTCGTTATTGCCTGCCCTTGTGCACTTGGTCTGGCTACACCGACTTCCATTATGGCAGGGTCTGGACGTGCTGCTGAACAAGGTGTTCTTTTTAAAACAGCTGAGTCACTAGAAAACACCAAACATATCGATACGATTGTCTTGGATAAAACAGGAACGATCACCAATGGGCATCCTGTTGTAACAGACTTTATTCCAGTAGCTAATTTTGACTTAACGGATTTGAAAAATTTGGCGGCTAGCGCAGAAAGTCAATCTGAACACCCTGTGGCGCAAGCCATCTCTGATTTTGGTGACGCTAACCTAAACGTTAGTTCGTTTGAAGCGATACCAGGACACGGCATCCGCGCAACAGTAGCAAATCGCCAAATCGTAATGGGCAATCGACGCTTGATGGAAGGAATCGCAATTGACGAATCTCAAGCAGAAATCTTTGAACGAGACGGCAAAACCGTTATGTTCATCGCAGTCGATGGCCAGTATGGTGGACTTGTTGCAGTAGCTGACACGGTTAAAGAAAATGCCAAACAGGCAATTCAGGAAATGCGCGATATGGGTCTACATGTCGTCATGCTAACCGGAGATCAAGAACAAACAGCAATGGCGATTGCTAAACAAGTCGGCATTGATGAAGTATTTGCAGGCGTTTTACCTGCCGAAAAAGCAGATGTTATTTTAAAACTTCAAGAACAAGGCCGACGCGTTGCGATGGCTGGAGATGGATTGAACGATGCACCTGCTTTAGCTACTGCTGATGTTGGTATGGCAATGGGCACTGGAACAGCGATTGCGATGGAAGCCGCCGACATCACATTAATGCAAGGTGATTTGCTGAGAGTGGTCGACGCGATTCGAATGAGTCGCTTAACTGTCCGCAATATTAAACAGAATCTGTTTTGGGCACTCGCCTATAACACAATCGGCATTCCAATTGCAGCAGCTGGCTTCTTAGCTCCTTGGCTTGCTGGTGCAGCGATGGCTTTCAGTTCCGTATCAGTTGTGATGAATGCGTTGCGACTTCAACGTGTAAAACTAAATAAATAA
- a CDS encoding MFS transporter, with translation MKKTILLLMSVQFFVYLGFGIIIPILPEVIVQQGYSEIHVGGLITIYALSSFFTAPLWGRLSDRTGRKKLILVGLAGFSLSFFLFSLFLDHLMLLYFSRIVGGLFSGALYTAVTGYVADITTNEDRNKYMGFLGMSIGLGFIFGPAIGGLLGSVSLSLPFTVSAVLVLLLMGYASLVLKEPVRKGEATKRALLPKGSSTLWQFRIRYLFLMSFMVTILLAGLESTFQLFQIDQISITPLQLGYLFIASGLVDAAIQGGVVRRIKDGAETKWIIGAQVVTALGLVILPFTNSLIFAGVALSIFTAGNALSRTALVSLTSKESGGKYGTAAGLTYSMDNLGRIIGPLAFTWLLTMQAGGIYYLSAALALASILLILLFKASTKSLATTNKANASA, from the coding sequence ATGAAAAAAACCATCTTACTATTGATGTCCGTTCAGTTTTTTGTTTACTTAGGTTTCGGCATTATTATCCCAATTTTACCCGAAGTAATCGTTCAACAAGGTTATTCAGAAATCCATGTCGGTGGACTCATCACGATCTATGCCCTATCTTCTTTTTTCACTGCACCACTATGGGGAAGACTTTCTGATCGAACCGGGCGCAAGAAACTGATCCTTGTCGGTTTAGCCGGCTTTAGCTTGAGTTTTTTCTTATTTTCACTATTTCTAGATCATTTAATGTTATTGTACTTTTCACGTATTGTCGGTGGTTTATTCTCTGGTGCACTTTACACGGCTGTCACAGGCTATGTAGCAGATATCACCACAAATGAAGATCGCAATAAATATATGGGCTTTCTTGGCATGTCGATCGGTCTTGGGTTTATTTTTGGACCTGCAATCGGAGGCTTGCTCGGCTCTGTGTCTCTTTCGTTACCGTTCACGGTTTCTGCAGTACTGGTTCTGCTATTGATGGGCTATGCAAGCCTCGTCTTAAAAGAGCCTGTTCGTAAAGGTGAAGCAACAAAACGTGCGCTTTTGCCAAAAGGCTCTAGCACACTCTGGCAATTCCGTATCCGCTATTTATTTTTAATGTCCTTTATGGTTACCATCTTACTAGCGGGGTTAGAATCAACTTTTCAATTGTTTCAAATTGACCAAATTAGCATTACTCCACTTCAGCTTGGTTATTTGTTCATCGCTAGCGGACTGGTTGATGCCGCGATTCAAGGTGGCGTCGTCCGCCGCATAAAAGATGGTGCTGAAACAAAATGGATCATTGGTGCACAAGTCGTTACAGCTCTCGGCTTGGTTATTCTCCCCTTTACCAACAGTTTGATTTTCGCAGGTGTTGCACTAAGCATCTTTACTGCTGGGAATGCCCTTTCTCGTACTGCATTGGTATCACTGACGTCAAAAGAATCAGGGGGTAAGTACGGTACAGCTGCTGGATTGACTTATTCAATGGACAACCTAGGTCGCATTATTGGTCCTTTGGCATTTACGTGGCTGCTCACCATGCAAGCAGGGGGAATTTATTATTTATCTGCAGCGCTGGCACTAGCTAGCATCTTGCTCATCCTACTGTTTAAAGCTTCTACTAAATCTTTAGCCACAACAAACAAAGCCAATGCTTCTGCGTAA
- a CDS encoding DUF5658 family protein, whose protein sequence is MRSDQQSNPLKKYVWCLVILNFFDGMLTYIGLSFGVINEANPLLVSLSPLALLGIKILLSCCLFSFLFTPFIEIQSRTWRYTLFFANLLYSGVLLLHLMWLIILFV, encoded by the coding sequence ATGAGGTCTGATCAGCAAAGTAACCCGTTAAAAAAATATGTCTGGTGCTTAGTCATTTTGAATTTTTTTGATGGGATGTTGACCTACATAGGTCTCTCATTTGGTGTTATAAACGAAGCCAATCCATTGTTAGTGTCATTATCTCCCTTAGCTCTCCTCGGCATCAAAATCTTATTGTCTTGTTGTCTCTTCAGCTTCCTCTTTACACCATTCATCGAGATTCAATCCCGCACATGGCGTTATACACTTTTTTTCGCAAACTTGCTTTATTCAGGCGTTCTCCTACTTCATCTAATGTGGCTAATCATTTTGTTTGTGTAG
- a CDS encoding GNAT family N-acetyltransferase, whose product MYWCKVARTEAEFKDIARLNYETFVEEIPQHQANDSGTRTDLFHKQNTYLIVLSGVEVVGMIALRSERPFSLDLKIGSIEEFLPDAGKVCEIRLLAVRKEHRNGRVFFLLARALSDYCLEQGFDSAVISGTVRQMKLYGQLGFRAFAEPMGTGAAVFVPMVTTRHQYNDSVAARLQAKRRLFLPGPVALTAELATPFQEAPISHRSAAFREVRQEVDRMLEEMTEMIPHLLSGSGTLANEAMLGQIKRLNSKGLILVNGEFGKRLVQQAQRLSMEFEVVEEAWGQAFQMEKIARQLEQENVSWVLMAHGETSTGQLNDFRILADTCKQRNVKLCLDCISSFGAVPLSLENVWLATATSGKALGTLSGVAIVFSSHKIDPDDNLPSYLDLGLYATDVPFTFSASLLESMHRALKAYPARYERLKQRFIQMKEDTKDWPNLATGYPTSRTFKIIEETRFLVEDAHLSGFELHCASSYLKVRQLFQVSCIQPEFEKDWQHFLEFHDVYQRYHTKEKAYHEE is encoded by the coding sequence ATGTATTGGTGCAAAGTTGCTCGAACCGAGGCGGAATTTAAGGACATTGCGCGTTTAAACTACGAAACCTTTGTGGAAGAAATTCCTCAACACCAAGCAAATGACAGTGGGACGCGCACGGATCTATTTCATAAACAGAATACCTACTTAATTGTGTTGTCAGGAGTGGAGGTAGTTGGAATGATTGCGCTACGTTCTGAACGTCCTTTTTCGTTGGATCTCAAAATTGGATCTATTGAAGAGTTCCTACCAGATGCCGGTAAGGTTTGTGAAATCCGTTTGCTGGCCGTTCGAAAAGAACATCGGAATGGGCGTGTTTTTTTCCTTTTAGCACGCGCCCTGTCCGATTATTGTCTCGAGCAAGGGTTTGACTCGGCAGTGATTTCCGGAACAGTCCGTCAGATGAAACTGTATGGACAGCTGGGCTTTCGAGCATTTGCGGAACCAATGGGGACAGGCGCAGCTGTCTTTGTTCCAATGGTCACGACACGTCATCAGTACAATGATTCTGTCGCAGCGAGGTTACAAGCAAAGCGCCGCTTATTTTTACCTGGTCCTGTGGCGTTAACTGCGGAACTCGCTACTCCTTTTCAAGAAGCACCTATTTCTCACAGGTCCGCGGCTTTTCGTGAAGTTCGACAAGAAGTAGACCGCATGCTCGAAGAAATGACGGAAATGATTCCACATCTGCTTTCAGGGAGTGGCACTTTAGCAAACGAAGCAATGCTTGGGCAAATCAAGCGGCTAAACTCCAAAGGGCTGATTTTAGTAAATGGCGAATTTGGCAAACGGTTAGTCCAACAAGCACAGCGATTAAGCATGGAATTTGAGGTAGTTGAAGAAGCGTGGGGTCAAGCTTTTCAAATGGAAAAAATAGCGCGTCAGCTGGAACAAGAGAATGTCAGTTGGGTTTTGATGGCTCATGGCGAAACGTCTACTGGTCAATTAAATGATTTTCGTATACTAGCTGATACATGTAAACAGCGAAATGTGAAATTGTGTTTAGATTGCATTAGCAGTTTTGGTGCCGTACCGTTGTCATTGGAAAATGTGTGGCTTGCGACAGCAACGAGTGGCAAAGCACTTGGAACATTAAGTGGAGTCGCTATCGTTTTTAGTAGCCATAAAATTGATCCAGACGACAACTTGCCAAGTTATTTGGATTTGGGGCTTTATGCAACAGATGTACCGTTTACGTTTTCTGCAAGTTTATTAGAAAGCATGCATCGCGCATTAAAAGCGTATCCTGCGCGATATGAACGATTAAAACAACGGTTTATACAAATGAAAGAAGATACGAAAGACTGGCCAAACTTGGCTACTGGCTACCCGACGTCTCGCACATTTAAAATAATAGAAGAGACTCGATTTTTAGTCGAAGATGCTCATCTTTCAGGATTTGAGTTACATTGTGCCAGCAGTTATTTGAAAGTGCGTCAGTTGTTCCAAGTTTCTTGCATCCAACCCGAGTTCGAAAAGGATTGGCAGCATTTTCTCGAGTTTCACGACGTCTATCAGCGCTATCATACAAAAGAAAAAGCCTATCATGAAGAGTGA
- a CDS encoding NAD(P)/FAD-dependent oxidoreductase: protein MKSLIIIGSGILGASTAYHAAKAGASVTLIDRGDKGQATGAAAGIVCPWISQRRNKAWYGLAKSGAKYYPELIRELEALGETDTGYKQVGIVSIHEESKLDKMEQKAYERRVDAPEMGDIKRLSSKETIALFPYATEEYGALWVSGAARVDGKAIRDALISSAVKLGAERLTGDAELFVENSQVVGVLVEGQKIYADRVISTGGAWAADLFKPLELDLDIVPQKAQILQLQADEQSTGDWPVAMVPYGQYIVPFANGRIVAGATHENGVGFDDKLTAGGIHHILDKTLEAAPGLGQTEMAGAATGFRPATTSALPFIGQVPGYENFYVANGLGASGLTAGPYLGGQLAKLALGELVDIDLSLYQVEDAFRS from the coding sequence ATGAAATCATTAATTATTATTGGTTCAGGAATTTTAGGAGCCTCTACTGCCTACCATGCAGCCAAAGCTGGAGCGTCAGTTACTTTAATAGATAGAGGCGATAAAGGACAAGCAACGGGAGCGGCAGCGGGTATCGTTTGTCCATGGATTTCGCAGCGAAGAAACAAAGCATGGTACGGACTAGCGAAAAGCGGTGCCAAGTATTATCCTGAATTGATTCGTGAGCTTGAAGCTTTAGGTGAAACCGATACGGGTTACAAACAAGTCGGCATCGTTAGCATCCATGAAGAGAGCAAACTAGATAAGATGGAGCAAAAAGCATATGAACGAAGAGTGGATGCACCTGAAATGGGAGACATCAAGAGACTGTCATCAAAAGAAACAATAGCCCTTTTTCCGTATGCGACAGAGGAATATGGAGCGCTTTGGGTCAGCGGAGCGGCTCGAGTGGATGGAAAAGCCATTCGAGACGCTTTGATTTCTTCGGCTGTAAAACTTGGAGCAGAGCGTTTAACCGGCGATGCTGAATTGTTTGTAGAAAACTCACAAGTGGTTGGCGTTCTAGTAGAAGGACAAAAAATCTATGCAGACCGAGTCATCTCGACAGGAGGCGCATGGGCTGCAGATTTGTTCAAACCCTTGGAATTAGATTTAGATATTGTGCCACAAAAAGCGCAAATTCTTCAGTTGCAAGCAGATGAACAGAGTACAGGTGATTGGCCAGTTGCTATGGTTCCTTACGGTCAATACATTGTGCCTTTTGCGAACGGTAGAATTGTTGCTGGAGCTACCCATGAAAACGGAGTAGGCTTTGATGACAAATTAACAGCGGGCGGTATTCACCACATTCTAGATAAAACATTAGAAGCAGCACCTGGGCTTGGACAAACGGAAATGGCGGGTGCTGCTACCGGATTTCGTCCAGCTACCACAAGTGCATTGCCATTTATTGGTCAAGTTCCGGGCTACGAAAACTTCTATGTGGCAAACGGACTTGGCGCTTCAGGTCTGACTGCAGGTCCTTATTTGGGAGGGCAACTAGCAAAACTCGCACTTGGGGAACTTGTTGATATCGATTTGAGTCTTTATCAAGTAGAAGATGCATTTAGAAGCTGA
- a CDS encoding MBL fold metallo-hydrolase, with the protein MERSQSTENLLPITSIHSGSGVEIAPDVYCYTVQVANVFFIGNPATSNEWVLIDAGMPHNANKILEAAEKRFGPEHQLKAIILTHGHFDHVGSLIDILEQYKVPVYAHPLEFSYLKGITDYPKPDTTVEGGLLAKMSSIFPAKAIDISAHLHELPSDGSVPTMPGWQSIHTPGHSAGHVSLFREQDRLLIAGDAFVTVKQDSLYKVLRQKKEIHGPPVYFTTDWRAAWESVCKLADLKPSIAATGHGKPMTGAALAKGLVDLAENFQKTAVPAHGKYVHTK; encoded by the coding sequence ATGGAAAGAAGTCAATCAACTGAAAACCTATTGCCCATAACTTCTATTCATAGCGGGTCTGGAGTCGAGATAGCTCCCGATGTATACTGCTATACCGTCCAAGTAGCCAATGTTTTCTTTATCGGCAATCCCGCTACCAGTAACGAGTGGGTATTAATTGATGCAGGCATGCCACATAATGCGAATAAAATCCTCGAGGCCGCAGAAAAACGCTTTGGACCTGAGCATCAGCTCAAAGCCATCATTCTAACACATGGTCATTTTGATCATGTGGGTAGTCTCATTGATATTTTAGAACAATACAAAGTGCCGGTTTATGCGCACCCTCTTGAATTTTCTTACTTAAAAGGCATCACTGATTATCCAAAGCCTGATACGACAGTCGAAGGCGGACTGTTGGCAAAAATGTCAAGCATTTTCCCAGCCAAAGCAATTGATATTTCTGCGCATCTCCATGAACTACCCTCAGATGGTAGCGTCCCAACAATGCCGGGGTGGCAATCGATTCATACACCAGGACATTCAGCGGGTCATGTCTCACTGTTCCGCGAACAAGATCGTCTTCTCATTGCGGGCGATGCTTTTGTTACGGTGAAACAAGATTCGTTGTATAAAGTTCTGCGACAGAAAAAAGAAATACACGGTCCACCTGTTTATTTCACAACAGATTGGCGTGCCGCTTGGGAGTCTGTCTGCAAACTGGCTGACCTTAAGCCTTCAATCGCTGCAACAGGTCACGGCAAACCAATGACTGGTGCAGCTCTCGCTAAAGGATTGGTTGATTTGGCAGAGAATTTTCAAAAAACCGCGGTGCCTGCTCACGGTAAATACGTCCACACAAAATAA
- a CDS encoding glycosyltransferase: MSKKALFISDHGDPLAELGGKQAGGQNNYVKQLALALENKGWQVDVATHWCDSSAPQIETFGTACRVIRLESGHKGFVSKDEMYTMLPAFYEELKSTVNLESYDIVHTHYWLSGLIGKKLKKDFGLPYVHTAHSLAWAKEKATGVHDQRRINAEGAILKNADYVLATTNNEKQLIQTFVNSPSPIKVIPIGVDRAFKVRGNRSHLRKKFGYHNPLFVFAGRLEVTKGIFTLLKAFQLLVEKTGPTDTPYLIIAGGDAESIDLETNLPKDKKLREAVRGIEHRIEFLGSQSQEELALLFNSATATIVPSFYESFGMVAAEAQACGSPVIASDIGGLKNVVQDGITGLLVETKNEIDLAIAMEVLSANALLTERLSRQAVQIARKDFDWDSISKRINTLYEVIIDEQSNAFVGNRFRRNARR; encoded by the coding sequence ATGAGTAAGAAAGCATTATTTATTTCGGATCATGGCGATCCATTAGCTGAACTCGGTGGCAAACAAGCGGGTGGCCAAAATAATTACGTAAAGCAATTAGCACTCGCATTAGAAAACAAAGGATGGCAAGTAGACGTCGCAACTCATTGGTGCGATTCTTCAGCACCTCAAATAGAAACGTTCGGGACAGCATGTCGAGTAATCAGACTGGAATCTGGACATAAAGGATTCGTGTCAAAAGATGAGATGTACACAATGCTTCCTGCCTTTTATGAAGAGCTAAAAAGCACAGTAAATCTGGAATCCTATGATATTGTCCATACTCATTATTGGTTATCTGGTTTAATCGGTAAAAAATTGAAGAAAGACTTTGGATTGCCTTATGTACACACCGCTCACTCACTCGCATGGGCAAAAGAAAAAGCAACAGGAGTTCATGATCAGCGCCGGATAAATGCAGAAGGAGCTATTTTAAAAAATGCAGACTATGTACTTGCTACTACTAATAACGAAAAACAATTGATCCAAACTTTTGTCAACTCTCCTTCTCCCATCAAAGTTATCCCCATCGGTGTAGACCGAGCATTTAAAGTACGTGGAAACCGATCACATTTACGCAAAAAATTCGGTTACCACAACCCTCTCTTTGTTTTTGCCGGAAGACTGGAAGTAACTAAAGGAATTTTTACGCTGCTAAAAGCTTTTCAATTACTAGTAGAAAAAACGGGTCCTACCGATACACCTTATTTGATTATTGCTGGTGGAGATGCTGAATCTATCGATTTGGAAACAAATTTACCTAAAGACAAAAAACTGCGTGAAGCCGTTCGCGGGATTGAACATCGCATCGAGTTCTTAGGTTCGCAGTCTCAAGAAGAGCTGGCATTATTATTTAACTCAGCTACAGCTACAATTGTACCAAGCTTTTATGAATCATTCGGAATGGTCGCCGCAGAAGCCCAGGCCTGTGGCAGTCCCGTTATTGCTTCAGATATTGGCGGATTGAAAAACGTTGTTCAAGACGGTATTACCGGTCTGTTAGTCGAAACAAAAAATGAAATTGACTTGGCGATTGCGATGGAGGTCTTGTCAGCAAACGCATTATTAACTGAACGATTAAGTCGTCAAGCCGTGCAAATTGCGCGCAAAGATTTTGACTGGGACTCTATTTCCAAACGCATAAATACATTGTACGAGGTGATTATCGATGAACAGAGCAACGCATTTGTTGGCAACAGATTTAGACGGAACGCTCGTCGGTGA